The Staphylococcus sp. KG4-3 genome has a window encoding:
- a CDS encoding aldehyde dehydrogenase family protein, whose protein sequence is MLNFDIKDLKPKVQDFLSKEIPLYINGNYTQSVNNNSFEVIDPSTEDIVANVSEAGEKDIDIAVEAAREAFDNGAWTKMEAHTRSNIIYEFARLLKENREELAELEAIDSGKPYEVALADDIDGTIQQFEYYAGFATKISGKTTQISNDLVSYTLHEPVGVVGQIIPWNFPLLMAAWKLGAALAVGCTIVIKPATETPLSLLYAADLFKQAGFPDGVVNIIPGPGHTAGEFLVNHENVDKVAFTGSTDVGKNVMKGAAEQIKNITLELGGKSPAILLKDADLDEAIDGAFDGTMYNQGQNCSACTRIYVHRDIYDEVIEGLKTRAENVKVGPSMEHSSDMGPLISKKQQDKVIDYINKGNEEGARLIFGGSKVNKQGYYVEPTIFADVEDDMTIAREEIFGPVMAVFVFDEIDEVIDRANDSEYGLASSVWTQNLKNGHYISKKLKAGTVWINTVGLELETMPFGGYKQSGIGREMGGEYGLQSYTEVKSVMINID, encoded by the coding sequence ATGTTGAATTTTGATATTAAAGATTTGAAACCAAAGGTACAAGATTTTTTAAGTAAAGAAATTCCATTATATATAAATGGAAATTACACTCAATCAGTAAATAACAATAGTTTTGAAGTAATCGATCCTTCAACAGAAGATATTGTTGCAAATGTAAGTGAAGCTGGTGAAAAAGATATAGATATTGCAGTTGAAGCTGCGAGGGAAGCTTTTGATAATGGTGCTTGGACAAAAATGGAAGCGCATACAAGGTCGAATATCATATATGAATTTGCTCGATTATTGAAAGAAAATAGGGAAGAACTTGCTGAGTTAGAAGCCATTGATAGTGGTAAACCTTATGAAGTAGCTTTAGCAGACGATATAGATGGTACAATTCAACAATTTGAATATTATGCTGGTTTTGCGACAAAAATATCTGGAAAAACAACGCAAATATCAAATGATTTAGTTAGCTATACTTTACATGAACCAGTAGGGGTTGTTGGTCAAATTATACCTTGGAATTTTCCATTGTTAATGGCTGCTTGGAAATTAGGTGCAGCGTTAGCAGTAGGTTGTACCATCGTAATTAAACCAGCAACAGAAACTCCATTATCACTACTTTATGCGGCTGATTTATTTAAACAAGCTGGTTTTCCAGATGGCGTAGTTAATATAATACCAGGTCCAGGGCATACTGCTGGCGAATTTCTTGTTAATCATGAAAATGTAGATAAGGTAGCGTTTACTGGATCAACAGATGTTGGAAAAAACGTAATGAAAGGAGCAGCAGAGCAAATTAAAAATATTACATTAGAATTAGGTGGGAAATCTCCTGCCATACTGTTAAAAGATGCTGATTTAGATGAAGCTATTGATGGTGCTTTTGATGGAACAATGTATAACCAAGGACAAAACTGCAGTGCTTGTACAAGAATTTATGTACACCGTGATATATATGATGAAGTTATTGAGGGATTAAAAACAAGAGCTGAAAATGTAAAAGTAGGCCCGAGCATGGAACATTCATCAGATATGGGGCCACTTATTTCTAAGAAACAGCAAGATAAAGTTATTGATTATATTAATAAAGGCAATGAAGAAGGAGCAAGATTAATTTTCGGTGGTAGTAAAGTAAATAAACAAGGTTATTATGTAGAACCTACTATTTTTGCAGATGTCGAAGATGATATGACAATTGCAAGAGAAGAAATTTTTGGTCCTGTAATGGCAGTATTTGTATTTGATGAAATTGATGAAGTTATAGATAGAGCAAATGATAGTGAATATGGGTTAGCTTCAAGTGTGTGGACACAGAATCTAAAAAATGGCCACTATATTTCTAAAAAACTTAAAGCAGGAACGGTTTGGATTAACACAGTTGGTCTTGAATTAGAGACAATGCCTTTTGGTGGCTATAAACAGTCTGGTATTGGTAGAGAAATGGGTGGTGAATATGGATTACAAAGTTATACAGAAGTCAAAAGTGTAATGATTAATATTGATTAA
- a CDS encoding YxeA family protein, giving the protein MKIIFKIFIFIIAIILVLFFWKLYAESHTDSKNVRNLANLNPLITSEKYYIQTNQPRSVTDSGKGTKQYEYRNKAYDKDGNEKEITYTAIKKLKTNHYLELNYKVGEVKGYSEVKEKDIPRKAKIKL; this is encoded by the coding sequence ATGAAAATTATTTTTAAAATATTTATATTTATAATAGCAATAATATTAGTGTTATTTTTTTGGAAATTATATGCTGAATCTCATACAGATAGTAAAAACGTTAGAAATCTTGCTAACTTAAATCCTTTAATTACAAGTGAAAAATACTATATACAGACTAATCAGCCTAGAAGTGTAACAGATTCTGGTAAAGGTACTAAGCAATATGAATATAGGAATAAAGCATATGATAAAGACGGTAATGAAAAAGAGATTACTTATACAGCTATTAAAAAATTAAAAACCAATCATTATTTAGAATTAAATTATAAAGTTGGAGAAGTGAAAGGATATAGTGAAGTAAAAGAAAAAGATATACCTAGGAAAGCAAAAATTAAGCTATAA
- a CDS encoding flavin monoamine oxidase family protein: MKDVIIIGGGLAGLSAAWRLKNHNILLLESSNRVGGRVMSERRGNYWLNWGGHVYAGEGSATDELLKSVGVKSTPVPGTLSAMHLNGKLLLSGRVELYPFRAPMSWKSRLAMLTAGAKVRLAVMKYSKVAKKRPLEEPSVQQQRILDFMNNKTFSEFTGKLPTDADAIFRPTVSRSTGDPEQISAGAGVGYFDMIWSKEGGLSKNIIGGPSTLTNTIASTLKHQIELETEVLEVIHNQDFVTVRYIKNGKEITETARYVVLATPAPITRKITKNLSNQLDNALSKIKYGPHVSASFLTNEKGKQVWDDVYAFATPKKSFDVLIHNSNVNHASEKKENKVVVL, from the coding sequence ATGAAAGACGTAATTATTATCGGAGGCGGCCTAGCTGGTCTTTCAGCAGCTTGGCGCCTCAAAAACCACAACATATTATTACTAGAATCATCAAATCGTGTAGGCGGTCGTGTAATGTCAGAAAGACGAGGTAACTATTGGTTGAACTGGGGCGGTCACGTTTATGCTGGAGAAGGATCAGCCACAGATGAATTATTAAAATCTGTAGGTGTTAAATCTACACCTGTGCCTGGAACATTATCTGCTATGCATCTAAATGGAAAGCTATTATTGAGCGGAAGAGTAGAACTTTATCCATTCAGAGCACCGATGTCTTGGAAATCAAGACTTGCAATGTTAACTGCTGGCGCAAAAGTTAGGTTGGCAGTTATGAAGTATAGTAAAGTTGCGAAAAAACGTCCCTTAGAAGAACCTAGTGTCCAACAACAACGTATTTTAGATTTTATGAATAATAAAACTTTTTCTGAATTTACTGGTAAATTACCTACTGATGCGGATGCTATCTTTCGACCTACAGTAAGTCGCTCTACAGGTGACCCAGAACAAATATCAGCTGGCGCAGGTGTTGGCTACTTCGATATGATTTGGAGCAAAGAGGGTGGGCTCTCAAAAAATATAATAGGAGGACCTTCAACTTTAACCAACACAATAGCATCTACATTAAAACATCAAATTGAACTTGAAACAGAAGTTCTAGAAGTAATTCATAACCAAGATTTTGTGACAGTTCGTTATATTAAAAATGGTAAGGAAATTACTGAAACAGCTCGCTATGTAGTTCTAGCAACTCCTGCGCCTATAACTAGAAAAATAACTAAGAATCTTAGTAATCAACTTGATAACGCATTAAGTAAAATCAAATATGGGCCTCACGTGAGTGCTTCATTTTTAACAAATGAAAAAGGAAAACAAGTTTGGGATGATGTATATGCTTTTGCAACACCAAAAAAATCATTTGATGTTTTGATTCATAATTCTAATGTGAATCATGCTTCAGAGAAAAAAGAGAACAAGGTAGTAGTTTTATGA
- the dapA gene encoding 4-hydroxy-tetrahydrodipicolinate synthase, protein MYKPYGMIAALPTPMLENGDIDYDSFGNLIEHVIAGGLQGVLVGGSTGEYSLMTTEERKQIIEFVTLKVNRRVQVMAGTGCHRTSDTIELTQFSESVGVDSALVINPYYMVTSDEGIVEHYKKIAENTDVGIVIYHYPEATGVELAPELIHEISKIDGVVGIKNTADGVHTSKVLDLVKDDPDFSLLNGFENLFLPSLAIGAQGAIGLVDNLVPDKIARLYQLVQDNNIQEAIELNKKLLPLYNLLEEETVPGTVKAGLKLLGISGTTCRLPLKPATQAFEEKMKVVLDEINNS, encoded by the coding sequence ATGTATAAACCATATGGAATGATTGCAGCGTTACCAACACCAATGTTAGAAAACGGAGATATTGATTATGATTCATTTGGTAATTTAATTGAACATGTAATTGCTGGGGGTCTTCAAGGCGTACTTGTCGGGGGGAGCACTGGCGAGTATTCATTAATGACTACAGAAGAACGAAAACAAATTATAGAATTTGTAACTTTAAAAGTGAATCGCAGAGTACAAGTTATGGCTGGAACAGGATGTCATCGTACATCAGACACAATTGAATTAACACAATTTTCAGAAAGCGTAGGTGTTGATTCGGCCTTAGTTATAAATCCATATTATATGGTTACAAGCGACGAAGGTATTGTAGAACATTATAAAAAAATAGCAGAAAATACGGATGTTGGGATTGTTATTTATCATTATCCAGAAGCTACCGGTGTTGAACTTGCGCCAGAGCTTATCCATGAAATTAGTAAAATTGATGGAGTGGTAGGCATTAAAAATACTGCAGATGGCGTGCACACTTCCAAAGTACTTGATTTAGTTAAAGATGACCCTGATTTTTCATTATTAAATGGTTTTGAAAATTTATTTCTACCTTCATTAGCAATTGGTGCACAAGGTGCTATAGGTTTAGTAGATAATTTAGTTCCAGATAAAATTGCTCGTTTATACCAGCTTGTGCAAGATAATAACATTCAAGAAGCAATAGAATTAAATAAAAAATTGCTACCTTTATATAATTTATTAGAAGAAGAAACAGTGCCTGGTACAGTAAAAGCAGGATTAAAGTTATTAGGCATTTCTGGAACGACATGTCGTTTACCATTAAAACCAGCCACTCAAGCATTTGAAGAAAAAATGAAAGTAGTATTGGATGAAATAAATAATAGTTAA
- a CDS encoding FAD-dependent oxidoreductase, which produces MTFSPANRGKMLIDKSEEEILEIYLNDLEDMFPGFRNYVVEGHVNKFPYGSAYVYPGRAKIQPILTKPEGRLYLAGDYLGTLYTETAIQTGFTAAQNINSLLEFNEVDEDTEFQSIL; this is translated from the coding sequence ATGACTTTTTCTCCAGCAAACAGAGGGAAAATGTTAATAGATAAATCAGAAGAAGAAATTTTAGAAATTTATTTAAATGACTTAGAGGACATGTTCCCAGGATTTAGAAATTACGTTGTAGAAGGGCATGTTAATAAATTTCCATATGGTTCAGCATATGTCTACCCAGGTCGTGCTAAGATTCAACCTATTTTAACTAAACCTGAAGGAAGATTATATTTAGCTGGAGATTATTTAGGAACGCTCTACACTGAGACTGCAATTCAGACAGGGTTTACAGCAGCACAGAATATTAATAGTCTATTAGAATTCAATGAAGTTGATGAAGATACTGAATTTCAATCTATTTTGTAA
- a CDS encoding SDR family NAD(P)-dependent oxidoreductase: MPNLKNKVVLITGANRGQGKSITEHLDFLGAKIAVGSRNFQDAISVSQSLTNKSIPIKLDITKEEDWKKAVNTILEEFGQIDILVNNAGVYQRQSFLESTLEEYEKLINVNQIGIFLGMKNVANQMKNQQQGSIINTVSISSFSPINQSSLYASTKAAVTTMSKAAAIELGDYGIRVNMVHPGGVDTGMFSESKGGNSFYDSIPLHRIGKPIDIAKAIAFFASDESSYCTGTELVVDGGMTLGTDA; encoded by the coding sequence ATGCCCAATTTAAAAAATAAAGTAGTACTAATAACTGGCGCTAATAGAGGACAAGGTAAATCAATTACAGAACACCTAGACTTTCTTGGGGCAAAAATAGCTGTAGGGTCACGTAATTTCCAAGATGCTATTAGTGTTTCGCAGAGTTTAACAAATAAATCTATCCCTATTAAGTTAGATATAACTAAGGAAGAAGATTGGAAAAAAGCTGTGAATACAATTTTAGAGGAATTTGGACAAATAGATATATTAGTTAATAATGCTGGTGTTTACCAACGTCAGTCTTTTTTAGAGAGCACATTGGAGGAATATGAAAAGTTAATAAATGTTAACCAAATAGGCATTTTTTTAGGAATGAAAAATGTAGCTAATCAAATGAAAAATCAACAACAAGGTTCTATTATCAATACAGTTTCTATATCTTCTTTCTCTCCTATTAATCAATCTTCTTTATATGCTTCAACAAAAGCTGCCGTGACAACTATGTCTAAAGCAGCAGCTATAGAATTAGGCGATTATGGCATACGCGTTAATATGGTACACCCTGGTGGCGTCGATACAGGAATGTTTTCGGAAAGTAAAGGCGGAAATTCTTTTTATGATTCCATACCTCTTCATAGAATTGGGAAGCCAATAGATATAGCAAAAGCGATTGCTTTTTTTGCTTCTGATGAAAGCTCATATTGTACGGGAACAGAACTAGTCGTAGATGGAGGAATGACTTTAGGTACGGATGCGTAA